Part of the Zingiber officinale cultivar Zhangliang chromosome 6A, Zo_v1.1, whole genome shotgun sequence genome, aaCTTTTTCCATTGCGCGCCATCAAGAAATGAGTTATTTGAAGGGAAAGGCAAACTAAAGCAAATAAAACCTATTTAACATTAGCATGCATACCGTTTGTCAAATGAGATTGCTGCCGTATAAAGTTGGATGAAATATCATTGCAGCGTAAAGTCAAATTGTAACCGCATGACTTAATCGAGGTGAGGTTAAACCCAAAAACCAATTAACAGTATGACTTACTTGCTTAAAGATAGCATCCGAGCTCAAAGGACTTTCCCTGATCCACCTATGCGCCGGCGCGGACGCTCGGTACTTGTATTTAGCCGGAATCCAGCCTCCACTCCCTTGATTCTCTTTGTCTCTCGGCGCCATCAGGCTGCCCCTCCCTTCCTCCGAACCCTCTCCGTCATCCCCAGCAATCGCACGACGGAACACGGCCGAGTCGGGACTGGTCCTGGAATCCGATTGCCCGGCCGATTCGGCGGGCCTATGGGAGCTCGAGCCGGGGGAGGCGTCGGTAGTACCCGGAGGGGAGGGCGAGGAGCGGCGGTGGACGAGGGGATCGGAGGACGAAAGGTCGGTCTCCGACGGCCGGACTAGGGTTTGGATTTGTCCATCGCTCGACGTTGCCATGGTCTGGCCGCGTGTCGTCGATTAGTTGACGACGGTGGAGGCCGGTGGACTTGAttccttctatatatatatatatatatatatagaccacTATTTTGTGAATAATATATAATTAAGGACACCAAATCAATATTCACTAATTCGGTGGCGTTATACACTGAGCTCCTCATTTATCTCATTTTACGTAAACCGGCTTAACGGATTGCGAGGATATTTGTGATGAGTGTAATCATTTTACTATCACTAATTCAgtgattaattataattttttaatttatctttttctaCAGATGATTATAGGATGAATATATGTAATATGTAATTGAGATGACGAACTTCATCTTTTACTATAACAATTAATTCAGTAAAAAAAGTTCCTTCCATGAGAAGGGGTCTAAGAATACTTCTCAATTTATGTTAGATGGAAAATTTATAtaggatcaaaataataatcttttaaaaataaaataaaaaataataaaaaaaattaattcaataaaaataaaaaaataaaaaatgtcacTTGGCATAGTCGAGCTAGTCACTATATGATAGAGTTGTAGAAATAGATAAGAGTCAATTCCTGGTGTAGCCGATGAAAAATACCCTCCTACATAGTGACTTGtttaattttatgatttatcTCTCTATAGATAGCTGTGCGACACACGGGGTCACGATATGACCTTTTGTAGAAGCTAATCCagtaaaaaaaaatctcacaGATTGACATAGTTAATATTTGTATGAATATTTGCTCTAATAAATTTTGAGATTAACTTTCAACTAAAATAAAATGTCTGGTTGGATAATACATTCATAAAATGTCTCGTTGTATATTAAGAACATAATCAATATTCAATTAAAATATTAgggatattttaataaattatcccTTTTAATCTACTTAAAAATAATTCCCTTGTGATAGGGTTGAAACACGAATAAAATACATATAGAATAATCTTCCAAACTAGTGTGATCACACCATGAGCAAGGTCAGCATATTTACACCACAAAGCGATGCTTCTTAGGAATGAGTTCGTCTCCGAATCGAACTCGACtgatttagggggcgtttggttctttcctaggaataggaatcggaatgggaatcattgtattgtggaatgggaatgggtatgagcatggatatcactcttaaaagtaatgtttggttagttgtatatcttctatcggaataaatcaaagtttccttttttacccttaaaggaaaataagagaaaaaattagatgtgagaaagatgaatgtgagagaaaaatatgatgaaagagaatgatgagagagaaagtattatgagagagaaagtgtgataagaaagcatgaagagagagaaagtgtgatgagagaaaatgaaaaaagagagtgtgattggagagagcacgatgagagaaaatatgatgtgagagaaagtatgatagaagaggatgaagagagagaaaatatagtgagaaaaaatgaggagagagagtgtgatgagagagattgaggagagagaaaagtatggtgagagaaaaaagaacattgaatatgatgggagatattgaggagagagaaagtgtgatgagagagaaagtgtgatgaggaacaaaagaaggaagagagtgcgatggaagagagtgaggagagagaaagtatgatgagagagaaagtgtgatgagaaaaaagagaaaagagagtgtgatgggagagattgaggagagagaaagtgtgatgagagagaaagtgtgatgaggaacaaaagaaggaagagagtgcgatggaagagagtgaggagagagaaagtatgatgagagagaaagtgtaatgagaaaaaaaaagaggaaagagagtgtgtgataggagagattaaggagagagaaagtgtgtgataaaatgatgagagagaaactatgatgagagggaaaatataatgagagagaataaggagagataagtgatatgaaagaaaaaataaataaatatattttgatatttgatattaatggagaaaattttagttttaagtcaagggtatttttggaataaaggaatattttgattgatgaaaatagggtaatgactcattgaaggggaggtacatgggaatgagtcattacccaatttcaaggattcattcccttatttgtattcctattcctataatccaaacattaacaatgagaatcaatgattcccattcccattccccattcctattaccctaaaccaaacgcccccttagaaaGTGAAAGTTgatgtgaatatatatataagataatCGAGATGCTTAGCTTATGGAGCAAAGAATATGCGCCTATAGATGACACCTTTCGTGGCTCtcacattttcaaaaactattCACTTTAGTACTTTAAAAAGTTGACAAGAAAGTAGGAGTTGAAAAAAGGATAAATTTGCCTGCACTCCCCATTGGTAAACTCAACTTTGCATGTAGTCTCCATCCatgaaaaatttccttttcactcctcagtcaaacatatttacctaattgcccatgatatttttaggtacaaaaagtccaaaaatcagtataaattctcttaaattcagtatattaaattagaatctagtatattttctattaaattgagtacgattcttttttcacctcaaaatatactcgttttaatttaatgtgctgaatttaatagaaaatatactcgatttttaatataaagtactgattttaagaagaattatactcattttcggactttttgtactcaatttttgactttttgtacctaaaaaatatgggttaatttcaatagaaaatatactcgatcctagtatagagtactagattatagtgtaaagtgctgaatttaacaagaattatacttatttttagactttttatacctaaaaaataagagggacaattttgatagaaaatatactcgatttttaatataaagtactgactttaagaagaattatactcgttttcagactttttgtactcaattttaaattttttgtacctaaaaaatttaaggggcaatttaggtatcaatatttgcatgagggagttgaaacaagtaatactttgcatgcagggagtggaaacaaagttttttaggCATGAGAATTGCATGTAAAGTTATGATTACCATtgaggatttttctctaatttaccgttgAAAAAATTGCGTAAGAATCAAATTTAGTTTGCAGTAACGTTAATAGTTATGGGACCGTATAGGTATGACATATTATCTCTTCAATTTTGTCGACATagtgagaaagaggaggaagGAAGAATGTAAaagagggaggaagaaaacaaTTTAATTAGCCTTGGGCTTTTATTTTCGATCAACCGAGTAAATCAGCCGGAGTAGGTCAGTCCTTCTGACTCCGCCATTGGTCTTCTGGTCCATGTATACTTTTGAGCTGCTCCTTTTCCTTTCATAGAGTTCATAGATTTCTTTATATATAATTTTCACTTGTACTGTACTCATTTAAAAATCTAGTGTCGTGATAGTATTGATAGATTAAGAAAGCTTCTAGCAatatattaaatttgatttaaaattatttaaaaattctatttgataatataaattgagCGGACTGTCACAAATTTATTATAAGATTTAGGGCAATAATATTCACGGATCAAATCTATCAATAGATTCTAAGACCTCcctaatataaaaaatatcaaaaaattttgaatgGTATACATCAAACTCTTGAATCACTTTAAATCGAAACAAATGTACTCTTAAAACCTTCTTAATATATCTATGTCCCTCAAATATGAATTCAATAATGCAAATTAAAAGtagtaaatttttaaacttacaaAAACTCGATAAAATTTATTACAAGCTTAATATAAAATCTAGGACCATGATAATCACTAATTAACACCAAAAATGAATCCCTAAAATTcttttgattcaaatttttaaaatttttaaatgatccATTGATTGAAccgactaatggacctagagaattTTAATATCATTTTAAACTAAAATCAATATATTTCTACAAACCTCTTTGTTGTGTTCATGtccaataaatttttaaatagataGATAAAAATGtccaataaaattttaaataaatagataaaaatataaaGAAATCCTATCATTATTTCATACAAAATAGGAGGGCAATTCAAAAATACCATAGGTGATTTAAACATTATAAAAGTTAGATTGGCGAAATGAATAATCCTGGAACGCGGCGTTATTCTTAAGATTAGTTTCCAGTGTAGATATGCATTTTGCTTTCAAGCTGTTGCAGAAAAAATCAAAAGCCTAACTCGGGAACCATCTCATAGGCCTGTTTATTTGGCTGTAGCTTTACCATTCCACTTTGATGCCTGACTTGGAAACAAATCCCTTACCTTCTACAATTCCCTAACTACCTCGTGCATGTTCATCCTGTCCGTTGGCAATTCCAAGCGCAGACATATTGCATTCCAGATCTCACCCATCCGTGCCGCTGTCGCCTAGTCCCTTGCTGCTAATAGTTGAAGATCCATGATCTTAACCACTTGTCCTGGAAGTGCCATCTCAACATAGTGGTGAATGCTATATCCTTCCTCAAAAACATCAGCTGTGGGACACAAGTCATATCGACAGATATACTGAATCTGTTGATGAGGCCCAGTGTTTTTAGTCCACTTGCACCATTTTCTTTAGGATGAAGCCATTCATCTAAGATACCATTTGGTAAGAACTCAAGACTAAAGTTTTGAAGTCAATACTTGAGCGTGAGGTTAACAGCTTGACTAAAGCTTAGCATTCGGTCAGAAAGCTTCTCAAAGCCCCTTCTTGTTGGAGGTTGAGGAATTCCAAAGTGGAGGGATGATCAGCTAGTCAATGTTACTGGGGATCTCTCCTCGAAGCATGTTTTGAATGAGACTGATGGATTGTAGATGCAGGCAATTGTTAAGGTTGCTCGGAATCATCCCCACCAAGTTGTTAAGCTAGTGGGAATGAGCTTAAATAAGAATTAAGTAGCACCTAAAGAAGTTTTTCTCCAAGTGCATTTTCTTTGTCTGTGCCATAGGGAACTGAGTTCACATACCACACCATCCATGCAGAAAAATAAACAAGATATAGCTCACcaaattctgaaaatttttacGACAGAGAAATCTGAAATCCATTTGGTTGGTCAGAACCAGATCAATACAACTGATATGACGCAAAACCATCAAGCCTCTCAAGGACTGATGAACACAAGGAAAAATCCATGAACTGTGATTTTACTCTGCTTGCCTGATTCGTTCGTTTTTTGCACACTCTTCCTGTAACATTTATCAACTTATCAGGTTTACGGAAGTGAAAAGCAATTGCAAACTTGTGTCATCATCCTTTTAATCAGATCTCTTTGACATGATCTTCTTTATGCACACATCACTTTATGCTAAAACCAACCGATTAATGGTATACTAGAGAGCATGTATGTGGTTCAAAGGACACTATGTATATGCTTTCATATGCTTAGTTGTTGAATTTAGAGCTGACCTGGAGTTCCTTCAAAAGAGATGAAAAATATCGTTGGTCCGCTAAATTGGCCGTTAACTTCTCCCTAAGAGATTCAGAATTCTTCTTTTCAGCCATCAGGCTAAGCTCTACCTTTTCCAGCTTCTGAAGCATAAAATGTAGTTTAGACTTTTCTGGATGTACTCAAACTTATCAGGTTGGTCAATATTTTTACTAAAGCTTAACTAAGAGAATCGTTGTGCTTACTTGTCGAGCTCCCTTAACTATAGTCTCCAAAGAATCTACAAGTTTAGTACGACCGATGGTGCTTGTTAAGGCATCTTGAAACTAGAAAACATGGAGAAGAAAAACACTGAAGATTATCATCACATTAATAGAacaaggaaatattcattggtcAAGTTACATTAGATatctttgttcttttattttttctcttaattaaattgacacaaattcaAACAGAAAAGAAAACTCAAATGATTACTTGATCATAGCGATGTCTTGGACAAACCTGTGAATTTATCGAATTCAGTATTGATGTTTCTTTTAGCATCAGTTCCTTTATTTCCAGTAGTGAGTTGTAAGTGTCAAACAATGTAGAAGTTTGCTTATGCTTGTCctgtaagcaaaaaaaaaaaaaatcagataatCTGAGAATAGATTTCAGATAATTCATATGTTAtctttaagagaaaaaaaagaatAGCACTGTCAAATAGTGCCAATAATTCCATATGACCATACCCTAATCTGGGAATAAAGTTCAGATAATCTCCGCTCATACCTGAAGTAATTAAAAGTAGGCTATTGAGTCCAGTAACAGCATAAAGGATAATGTAGGAGATTAATTGCTAAACAAAGAAACTTTATAAATAAACCAACTTAACAAGAGGTACTAGGCACAAAGACCAAAAGCAATTGCTATTGGTAAAAGCACCTAAGATTATAATCATTATAAGTTTCAGATATAAATTGAGGGAGAACCCAAAAAAAACCCATCACCCCTTCTTAGATTCCCCTTAGGTTGAATATATCAAGAAATTATTAAACTGAATTGTGGTAGTCTTCCTTATTTTTGCTAATTGTATATACCCTTTTGATTATTCTA contains:
- the LOC121996612 gene encoding coiled-coil domain-containing protein 93-like, with product MDVEGSVEYQQQQLELDDFDHTLSQVMDKMVSSKQELAAKLRMVLSVKRKIDDVPTQAELIQYERRLSELYSQIRDKHKQTSTLFDTYNSLLEIKELMLKETSILNSINSQFQDALTSTIGRTKLVDSLETIVKGARQKLEKVELSLMAEKKNSESLREKLTANLADQRYFSSLLKELQEECAKNERIRQAE